The sequence below is a genomic window from Oxyura jamaicensis isolate SHBP4307 breed ruddy duck chromosome 9 unlocalized genomic scaffold, BPBGC_Ojam_1.0 oxy9_random_OJ72441, whole genome shotgun sequence.
AAGGACAGAGGGCTTGGGGGTGGATTTCCTTGGGATTTCCCCAGCTCCGTTCCCTGCAGGAACGCGAAGCCCCCCCCCTAAACAGCGCGTGGCCCCAGCTGCCCGTCAGCAGCTGCTCCGCATCCCTGGGCCAAGCTGGTTTGTGGTGGCGACGTCCCTTTCCCCCCCGCAGGCACCTAGCGGGGGAGGTGGCCAAGGAGTGGCAGGAGATCGACGAGGTGGACAAGGCTCAGCGGGACACGCTCCTCACCCTGGTCAAGGAGATCGTGCCCTACAACATGGCTCACAACGCGGAGCACGAGGCCTGCGACCTGCTGATGGAGATCGAGCAGATGGACATGCTGGAGAAGTACATCGACGACAACGCCTACTCCAAAGTGTGCCTCTACCTGACCAGGTGAGGGGCCGGCGTGGGCCCCGGTGGGCGCGGGTCGCCCGGCCCTGCTGTCCGACGGGTGGCTCAGCCTCGTGTCCGTCTCCTCCCCCAAGCTGTGTGAGCTACGTCCCGGAGCCTGAGAACTCGGCTCTCCTGCGCTGCGCCTTGGGCATCTTCCGCAAGTTCAGCCGGTACCCCGAAGCGCTGCGCCTGGCCCTGATGCTCAATGACGTGGAGCTGGTGGAGGACATCTTCACCTCCTGCAAGGACGTGTAAGCGGAGATTTAATTCCCTGCCCTCTGGGGTTCTAGCATGGTGTGGTGGGGGCGCAGCCCCCCCTCCAGACAGAGCTGGGTTGGATCCTGCCTTTGTCGGAGGTGTCTGGGGGCTTGAGTGGAGACTTTTGTCCCTAAAGTCAACGTGGGCAGGAGCAAATCATCTCTGGGCTGCTCTCATGTGGCCCCAGAGGAGGGTGGGCAGGGGTGGGTGCCTGCTGTTTGGTCAGCCTGCGTTTGTGCCGCGGCTGGCTGGGGTCTGGGCGCTTGCGGAGCCTCTCCCCTCCGTGCAGGGTTGTCCAGAAGCAGATGGCCTTCATGCTGGGCCGCCACGGGGTCTTCCTGGAGCTCAACGAGGACGTGGAGGAGTACGAGGACCTGACGGAGATCATGTCCAACGTTCAGCTCAACAGCAACTTCCTGGCCTTGGCCAGAGAGGTGAGCGGCTGGCTGGGGAAAGAGCCCGGGGGCTGCACCGAGCTGGGGTCTGCCCTGGCTGCCCTGAGATCCCCTGTCCCCACGAGGCCAGGCAGCACCTGCAGAGGCTGTCCTTGCACAGCAGCCGCCTGCGGCGCGTGGGCGGGGAGGTAACCACCTctcccctgtccctgcagctggaTATCATGGAGCCCAAAGTGCCAGACGATATTTACAAAACCCACCTGGAAAATAACCGTAAGGGCTTGCGTCGCGGCCTCGCTTGGCCCTGGCTGGGGGGAGTtgctgggggtcctggggccCACTGGGGATCTCTGGGGACCTCTGGCCCGGcatggagctggctctgctgcccgCCGTGGGCTCGtgctcctccttccccatcGCTGGGGGACAGATCCTCGCCTGCGTGCGGTGTGGGACGGCCGCACGGTGCGGCcgggctgccctgctgcctggctcaTCCTGACGTCGCTCCCCAGGGTTCGGGGGCAGCGGCTCCCAAGTGGACTCGGCCCGGATGAATTTGGCCTCCTCCTTCGTGAACGGCTTCGTGAACGCTGCGTTCGGACAAGACAAGCTGCTGACAGACGACGGCAATAAATGGTTGTACAAGAACAAGGACCACGGTGAGACagctggctgggcaggggctggaggtgccCAGAGCCCCGGGGTTGTGAGCCTGGTCCTCCTGGGGGCCTGCTGAAAGCGGGGCCGTTGAGCACGGCTCCCACGGGGCTGCCCCGTGTCCCTGGCCGCCTCCTGCCCAGGCAGGGCACATCGACCTGGGGTGACGTGGGCTTTTCTCCCCTGGAACCCAGGGATGCTGAGCGCCGCAGCCTCGCTGGGCACCATACTGCTGTGGGACGTGGACGGGGGGCTCACGCAGATCGACAAGTACCTGTATTCCTCTGAGGATTACATCAAGGTGAGTGGTGCTGACCCCGGCCCGAGTTTTTTCAGCCCCGCGGGGTGGGCTGTGTGTGCGCGGCTACCTCTGGAGGGGCTGGATGCCCGGCGTCCCAGGCGTTGGAGGAGCTCACAGCTGGGCTGAGGAGCTCCTGGGAACTCCCTGGAGCATTTCTGGGGTCCTTTTCTTGCAGAGCTGTGAGCTCAGGGCTGCTGAGCTGGCTCCAGCGTGGTGGTGCTCGCTTGGTACCAACTAGCCCCTCCTGGGGGGAGGGTGGAACCCGTGGGGTGACGTTAGTCACTGGTTGGCAGCAAGCTTCGTGCGTTGGTGGCTGCTGCGTGACGGCACCTCTGTCTTGCAGTCGGGAGCCCTCCTGGCCTGTGGCATCGTCAACTCAGGGGTCAGGAACGAGTGTGACCCGGCCCTGGCCCTCCTGTCCGACTACGTCCTCCACAACAGCAACACCATGCGCATCGGAGCCATTTTTGGGTAAGGGCCTGCCCCCAGCCTCACCGGCTGTGTGTGGTGCTGCGGCTCCCCCCTAATGCTCCTCCGGGCTCTccgcagcctggggctggcctACGCGGGCTCCAACCGCGAGGACGTCCTCACCTTGCTGCTGCCCGTGATGGGAGACTCCAAGTCCAGCATGGAGGTAAGGGAGCGAGGCAGGGGGTGGGTGCGTGgggtcctgctgccctgcctggtcCCTGACGGCTCCTGGGGTGCCAGGGCTGTCCCCCAGCCGGTCTGGGCTCTGCGTGTCCCTGCCTGGCGATGTGCTGTGCCAAAGCCATGACCTTGTTTTCCCCTTCTGAGCCACTCGTGTGATGCGGGAGGGTGGGAAGCCGGCAGGTCTCCAATATTCTACATTTCTGGAGGGACCGAGGGTATTCTGCGCCCTCCCTGAGCGCACAgcatctcctcctctccttctccaggTGGCCGGCGTGACCGCCCTGGCCTGCGGGATGATATCCGTGGGCTCCTGCAACGGGGACGTCACCTCGACCATCCTCCAGACCATCATGGAGAAATCGGAGACGGAGCTGAAGGACACGTACGCCCGGTGGCTGCCGCTGGGCCTGGGCCTGAACCACCTGGGTAAGGGAGGGCAGCgccagcagcccccggggctggggactgGGAGCTCGAGCACCCTTCAGCCGCTGGGCCCTAACCACTGCGCTGCCCCTCAGGGAAAGGAGAGGCGATCGAGGCCATCCTGGCGGCGCTGGAGGTGGTGTCCGAGCCCTTCCGCAGCTTCGCCAACACGCTGGTGGACATCTGCGCCTACGCGGGTGAGTTGGGCTCCGAGGGGAGCGAGTTCTGGGCTCTCCGTCCGCTGATCCCTGCCCGCCGCTCTCCCCCCAGGCTCGGGGAACGTCCTGAaggtgcagcagctcctgcacatCTGCAGCGAGCACTTTGACTccaaggagaaggaggaggacaaggacaagaaggacaagaaagagaaggagaagaaagagagctCAGCCGACATGGGGGCTCACCAGGTGGGGGAATGcgggggcaggagctggctccAAGGGGTCCCTGGGCCCCTTGTGGGATtggagctggaggaaggcagcccccagctgggtGCCCTGCTCCCCGTGTCCCGCTGGGCTTAGGGGGGGCTGTAGGAACTCGGCTtaggggctgggtgctgcctgcaCTCAGCACTCGTGTTCCCGCAGGGCGTAGCGGTGTTGGGCATCGCGCTTATTGCCATGGGCGAGGAAATCGGCGCCGAGATGGCCCTGCGCACCTTCGGGCACCTGGTGAGTGGCAGCGGGGGGACAACACGGAGCTGGGCAGGGACCTGGGAATGGAAGGGGTCTTGGGAAAACGGAACACGTCTCCGTAGGCCTTGGTAAGCTGGGCGGTGGGCACCCCGAGGTGCCAGGACCCAGGGTTTAGCACCCACCTTCCCTCCCACGCAGCTGCGGTACGGGGAGCCCACCCTGCGCCGGGCCGTGCCCCTGGCCCTGGCGCTGATCTCGGTCTCCAACCCCCGGCTCAACATCCTGgacaccctcagcaagttctCCCACGACGCTGACCCCGAGGTCTCCTACAACTCCATCTTTGCCATGGGCATGGTGGGCAGCGGTAAGCCTGGGGGGACACCTGTGGGCCCTGTGGGGGGGGACCAAAGCCCTGTACCCTAATTTCTGCCTGGTGCCCCTGTTCTCCAGGTACCAACAATGCCCGGTTGGCTGCCATGCTGCGGCAGCTCGCCCAGTACCACGCCAAGGACCCCAACAACCTCTTCATGGTGCGGCTAGCCCAGGTGATGGCCCCACGTGGTGGGGACGGGGCAGGTTGGGGTTACCCGTGTGGGGTACGGGAGGCGGCGGTGTCCTTGGGGCGCCGCCAGCAGGGATCCTCGGAATTGTCCCACCGCATGCCGATGTGTTTTCTCTGCCCCGCCAGGGCCTGACTCACCTGGGCAAGGGGACGCTCACGCTGTGCCCCTACCACAGCGATCGGCAGCTCATGAGCCAGGTGGCCGTGGCGGGGCTGCTGACCGTCCTCGTGTCCTTCCTGGACGTGCGCAACAGTGAGTGCTGCGGGCTCGGGCACCCCGAGCACCCCTCTGCCCCGtggggtgggtgctgctgggtgctgacCCCGTGCCCCTACCTCTGCCCCCTTCCAGTTATCCTGGGCAAATCCCACTACGTGCTCTACGGGCTGGTGGCTGCCATGCAGCCCCGCATGCTGGTCACCTTCGACGAGGAGCTGCGACCCCTGCCCGTGTCGGTTCGGGTGGGACAGGTGAGggggcagccagagctgg
It includes:
- the PSMD2 gene encoding 26S proteasome non-ATPase regulatory subunit 2, producing the protein MEAGGGGGQSRVQGGPGSGGDEKPAPPWGRERREQPAGPEKEQELSEEDKQLQDELEMLVERLGEKDTSLYRPALEELRRQIRSSTTSMTSVPKPLKFLRPHYGKLKEIYEGMAPGENKRFAADIISVLAMTMSGERECLKYRLVGSQEELASWGHEYVRHLAGEVAKEWQEIDEVDKAQRDTLLTLVKEIVPYNMAHNAEHEACDLLMEIEQMDMLEKYIDDNAYSKVCLYLTSCVSYVPEPENSALLRCALGIFRKFSRYPEALRLALMLNDVELVEDIFTSCKDVVVQKQMAFMLGRHGVFLELNEDVEEYEDLTEIMSNVQLNSNFLALARELDIMEPKVPDDIYKTHLENNRFGGSGSQVDSARMNLASSFVNGFVNAAFGQDKLLTDDGNKWLYKNKDHGMLSAAASLGTILLWDVDGGLTQIDKYLYSSEDYIKSGALLACGIVNSGVRNECDPALALLSDYVLHNSNTMRIGAIFGLGLAYAGSNREDVLTLLLPVMGDSKSSMEVAGVTALACGMISVGSCNGDVTSTILQTIMEKSETELKDTYARWLPLGLGLNHLGKGEAIEAILAALEVVSEPFRSFANTLVDICAYAGSGNVLKVQQLLHICSEHFDSKEKEEDKDKKDKKEKEKKESSADMGAHQGVAVLGIALIAMGEEIGAEMALRTFGHLLRYGEPTLRRAVPLALALISVSNPRLNILDTLSKFSHDADPEVSYNSIFAMGMVGSGTNNARLAAMLRQLAQYHAKDPNNLFMVRLAQGLTHLGKGTLTLCPYHSDRQLMSQVAVAGLLTVLVSFLDVRNIILGKSHYVLYGLVAAMQPRMLVTFDEELRPLPVSVRVGQAVDVVGQAGKPKTITGFQTHTTPVLLAHGERAELATEEHVPVTPILEGFVILRKNPNYDV